The nucleotide sequence CCGTTTCTCATTGACACCGCCGCGCCGTATGTTGCGCTCGACGCCCCCATTGCGGCGACTCTGGCCTTGCCGGAGACGGGCGAGCCGGAACAACTGGGGGATTTTTCCGCGCAGCCGGTCCGGATCCAGTCTCTCGAGGTTGCGGGGCGCCCCGCGATTGCCTGCAACGCCTATGCTGCCGACCTGAGCCCGATGGAAGCGGCATACGGTCTGCGGGTGGCGGGCATTCTCGGGCTTCCGGGTCTCCCCGACCGCTTCCTGTTCAATTGCGAGCAACAAACGATTGGGCGCTTCCCGCCGGAAACCGGGCCCGAGTGGTTTGCCGTTCCCATGAAAACGGCCGACGACGGCGTACTGCGCGTCACGGTCACGATTGACAAGGAATATACCGTCGACGCCGCCGTGGACACGGCATTCAGCGGGACTCTGGCCATACCGCAAGCACTTCTCAAGCAGTGGGGCCTGTTTTCGGAGAGCACGCCCCGGCTCCGGGCGGCGAACGAGGGAGCGGTCCAAAGCGCTACCCAGATTCGGCTTACGCAGTGCGCGGTGGGCGATATTACGGTGAATGGGCCGCTTTGCTCACTTTCGGAGGAACCCGGAGCCCGGCTGGGCATGCGGTTTCTGTCGCGTTTCGAAGTTGCGTTGGACCGCGAGGTGAAGATGCTCTATCTTCGGCCGCTTGTGCCCGTGCCGTGGTCCGACCCGCCCGTATGCAGCGCCGGGCTGGCCCCAGCAGAGTGCGTAGACGGGCTGTGGAGCTTTTTCGTCGCGGAAGATTCCCCGGCGCAGATGGCGGAGATTCTGCCCGAAGACCTGCTGGTGTCGGTCAACGGTCTCGATATGGCGGGGCAGTCGTTCGACTACGTGCAACGCGCGCTGACGGGCAAACCGGGGGCCTTTCTGGATGTGGCGGTCCAGCGCGGCGACGAAGTACTCGTGTTCCGTGTTGCAGTGGAGGAGGCACTGTAGCCAGGAAGTCGGGAGGGTATTGTCCCGAACCCAAATCCGGATAACCCCGCGATTGGGGAAACTCACACAAAGACACGAGAGAAATGGCGCCTGCGAAGCTCGATGGGGATGGGAACTTGCCGTGCCACGCGCAGACCCCGGACCTCCGAATCGCGTGCAAGAACCGCTTCGCACACTGTTTCCAACAGCCCGGGACCCGTCTCTCGATGAAGCGCCACCGCGCAAGCCACAATGACGCTTCCTATCTCATTCTGTTTCGGAGGATTCGATCTTCGTGTTCCCTGTGTCTCCGTGTGAGTTCGTTCTTGTCTCTTATGGAGACAATAAGATCCCTCCAGCAAGGGCTTTCCTATCTGGCGATCGGGGTCGGGGGGCTCTTGTCGGGTTTTGAACGCGTATCGTGTATAATCCTGCCTTGAAAAACCGGTAACAGAGTACGCATACAGCAAACCTCATGCGCTTGCAACCTCTTGGAGACTGTTTATGATGAGCCTGCGACCCCTGTCAAGACTTGTTCCCGCGTGTGCCTTGTCCGTTGTGCTGGTGGTTCTTGTCGCCCTGCCCGCGTTTGCGGCGGCGGAAAAAGAAGATTTCTCGGCAAAACCGTGGGACCTGCGCGAGCATTACATCTTTTCGTTCGATCAAGCCAATGCCCGGTTCCTGTACGGGTCGGACAACGCCGAGTGGAGCATCGAATTCGAGGGGATCGGAACATTCATAGACAAGGCCAGGGCCTCGATCACCTTTGCCGACGGCGCTGAGACAAGACTGGTTGATTTCGATAAAGGCGAGGCGGACCGCGAGCATTTCGATACGCCCATGGGTTCCGGCAACCACTTTTGCGCCGACCTGCCCGAGCGCAATGGCATCAAGGTCCGCCACATGGTTTCCGTTCATAATGAGTACCCCTTCCTGATCATCCGCATGGAAGTCACCAATACCGGCCAGGCACCCATCGAAATCGCCAAGATGAGTCCAGCCATCTTCGGGCCGGACTGCATAAAGAACGTAAGCGGCCAGATGCAGGCGGCGATTCGCCGGATCGATATGCGCGCGGGCTACGCCGTCTTTGATCGCGGCGCCAAGTCGTCTCTGGCGCTGTTTCACGACCCCGCGAAGGAAAAGACTATCGGCCTCGGAGTGTTGCCGCTGAATATCGCCCGGTCGGGCATCAATCTCGAACCCTATGGCGGGTCATGGCAGGGCGATATCGCCTCGGTATTCGAGCCGCCCGTCAAATTGGAGCCCGGCAAGAGTCTGAGCGCCGATCCGGTGTTTGTGACGTTTTCGGTTCCTAAACCAGAAGAAGTCGAAACGTATTTCACGTGGACCCGGAGCAATCTTCCGCGACCGAGCACGCAACCGGACGCTCCCCGCTGCTGGTGCACCGTAGAGGAAGACTCGGGCGCGGACGCCCTCTACGCCGCAGCCGCGAAGTGGGCCGAAGCGGGAGTGCGTTATGCGTTGGTGCCCGCCGCGTGGGAATCGCGCCCGGGCTCGCTGGAAGGCGCGCGGCCCCGATATCCGAAGACGATGCAGACCGTGGCCGCCGCGCTGGGCGCGATGGAGATGGCCCCGGGTATCACGGTCGAGCCTTTGGCCGCGACCAAGGGCGGCGAGGCCTTTTCGGCCGCGATGGCCGGGCAGACATGGCTGAACCTGTCGCATCCGGAAGGGCGGGCCCAGGCCGTCGCCAACATGCGCCAGGTCGCCGGATGGGGATTCAAGTTCTTTGTGGTTCAGAAATCCCCCATCCCCGATGAGGTGCTCCGGGCCTTCAACATGACCCGTGCCCAGG is from Candidatus Hydrogenedentota bacterium and encodes:
- a CDS encoding aspartyl protease family protein, producing the protein MVSTMRIILAAAVFVGQPLSAPPEARGLTLARGRAFVPVWLNGVGPYPFLIDTAAPYVALDAPIAATLALPETGEPEQLGDFSAQPVRIQSLEVAGRPAIACNAYAADLSPMEAAYGLRVAGILGLPGLPDRFLFNCEQQTIGRFPPETGPEWFAVPMKTADDGVLRVTVTIDKEYTVDAAVDTAFSGTLAIPQALLKQWGLFSESTPRLRAANEGAVQSATQIRLTQCAVGDITVNGPLCSLSEEPGARLGMRFLSRFEVALDREVKMLYLRPLVPVPWSDPPVCSAGLAPAECVDGLWSFFVAEDSPAQMAEILPEDLLVSVNGLDMAGQSFDYVQRALTGKPGAFLDVAVQRGDEVLVFRVAVEEAL
- a CDS encoding GxxExxY protein — encoded protein: MLEGSYCLHKRQERTHTETQGTRRSNPPKQNEIGSVIVACAVALHRETGPGLLETVCEAVLARDSEVRGLRVARQVPIPIELRRRHFSRVFV